A region of the Nocardia nova SH22a genome:
CCCAGTTCGAAAGACACCGGGCGCACCCGCGGCGCGACGGTTCTCATCACGTGCGCGCCGGTCGCCGACGACCCGGTGAAGGTGACCCCGTCGATGCCGGGATGAGTGGTCAGGAACTCCCCGGCCGAACCGGCCCCGAAGCCGTGCAGCACGTTGTAGACCCCGGCCGGCAATCCCACCTCGGCCAGCACCTCGGCCAGCAGGGTCGCCGTCGACGGCGTCTCCTCGCTCGGTTTGACCACCACCGCGTTGCCGCAGGCCAGGGCCGGGGCCACCTTCCAGGTGAGCAGCAGCAGCGGCAGATTCCACGGCACGATCACCGCCACCACGCCGAGCGGTTTGCGCAGCGCGTAGTTCAACAGCGTGCGCCCGTCCGGCAATTCGGTGAGGAACGACTCCTGCCCGGCCGCGGCCACGATGTCGGCGAAGGTCCGGAAGTTCGTGATGGCCCGCGCCACATCGAGTTCGCGGGCCTGCGCGACCGGCTTGCCGGTATCGGCGACCTCGGCGGCCACGAATTCCTCGAACCGTTCCGCGATCCGATCCGCGGCCCGCCGCAGCAGGGCCGTGCGCTCACGCACGGGCGTCGCCGCCCACCGTTCGCCCGCCCGCCGCGCCGCCAGCACCGCCCGATCCACCAGTGCCGCGTCCGCCTCGTGCACCCGGCCCACCGGTGCTCCGGTGGCCGGGTCGAGGGTGTCGAAACCGCGCTCCGGGTCCGGATCGACGTATCCGCCGTCCACGTAATTGCGAATCCAGCGTTCGCTCGAACTGGTCATGCACTCATGATCAGAGCCAAATCCATACCTCACAAATGCGAATTCGCGCGGCTTCCATACCCGGCCGGATATACCGCCCGGACCAGGTGGCGAGCCATTTCCGAACGGGTATGCCCCGGCCTCGAATAGGCATTTCCGGCACATGGGCACGCGGTACCACACTGGCCGAACCCGGGTGCTGCCCGGTCCCGATCGAAAAGGGGTTCGCCACGTGACAACCCAGTCCTCGCCCACCGTTCCGGTCTACGACCTCGACCTCTACGACGCCGCCGCCATCGCCGATCCGTACCCGCACTACCGGGCACTGCGCGACCTCGGCCCGGTCGTATGGCTGCCGCGGCACGGGGTCTACGCCCTGCCCCGCTACGCGCAGGTCCGCGCCACCCTCGCCGACGACGACACCTTCCGCACCTCCTTCGGCGTCTCACTGAACCCCGAATACGGTGCGCTGCTGGAGGGTTCGACCTTCGCCAGCGACGGGTCGCGACACCGCTTCCTGCGCGGCGTGGTAGCCCAGGAACTCGCCCCGCGCAAACTGCGCGGCATCACCGAGCGGGTGGCCGCGACCGCCGACACAGTCGCGGACGAGCTGCTGGCCGGCGGCGAATTCGACGCCGTCACCGATCTGGCCCGGCGCATGGTGCTGGCCATCGTCCCCGACTTCATCGGCATCCCCGAGGACGGGCGCGAACATCTGGTCGATTGGGCCGCAGCCAATTTCAACTGTCACGGCCCGCTCAACGCGCGTGCCCGCGCGTCCATGACCGAATCCGGATGCATGGCCGCCTACGCGCAGCGGCTGGTAGACGAACGCGCCGCGCAGCCCAGTGGCGTCGCCCATCGAGTACTCGAGGCTCTCGATCGCGACGAGATCGATGCCGGGCAGGCGGTCTCGCTCATGATCGACTATCTCGCACCGTCACTGGACACCACCGTCACCGGAATCAGCACCGCCATCTGGCTTTTCGGTCGATATCCCGAGCAGTGGCAGCGGGTGCGCGAGGATCCCGCGCTGATTCCGCACGCCTTCAACGAGGTGCTGCGCTTCGAAACGCCCGTGCGGGCCTTCGGCCGCCGCGTCTCCCGCGACACCGAGATCGCCGGAACCGTTGTCCCGCAGGGGGCGCAGGTACTGATCCTGTTCGCCTCCGCCAATCGCGATGAGCGCAAATGGGACCGCGCCGACGTCTTCGACGTCGGCCGCAAACCCACCGACCACGTCGGTTTCGGCTACGGCGTGCACGGGTGCGTCGGGCAGGGTCTGGCCCGTCTGGAGACCCACACGCTGCTCGCCGCCCTGGCTCGGCGCGTCGAACGCTTCGAGGTGGGCGGCGAACGCTGGGCGATCAACAACCTCATGCGCGCCCTCGACACCGCGCCGACCCGCGTGCACGCGGCCTGACCCCCACCCCTCAGCAGACAGGCGAAAAATCATGAGCGGCAACAAGACTCTCATCACCGGCGGTCACGTCATCACCATGGACCCCGCCCTGGGCGATCTGGCCGGCGGCGCGGTCCTCATCGAGGACGACCACATCCTGACCGTGACACGCGACGCCGCCGAACTCGACACCGTGGACGCCGAACGCATCGACGCCACCGGCGGCTACGTGCTGCCCGGCATGATCGACTCCCACCGGCACACCTGGCTGGCGCTGCTGCGCGGCATCTCCGGCGACCAGTCCCTGCTGGAATTCCTGGCCACCACCTTCTACGGCATCGGCGCGAAGATGACCGCCGAGGATCTGGCCACCGCCTGCCGCGTCGGCGCGCTGGAGGCCCTCGACGCCGGGGTGACCACGATCTTCGACTGCTGCGACTGCGTCAACACCCCCGAGCACGCCGAGGCCAATGTGGAAGCCTTGCGCGCCAGCGGTATTCGCTCCGTCTACGCCTACGGCATGCAGCGCTACGACTACGAGCCACCCGCCTTCACCGCGCACGCCCAGCGTCTGGCCGACGCCGCCCGGCTGCGGGGTCACCTCTTCGCCGCCGCCGACGACATGTCCCGCATGGGCATCCTCTACAGCGATTTCGGCACCGTCCCCTTCGACGCCACCGCCGCCGAGATCCGCCTGGCCCGGGAGCTGGGCGTCTTCGGGGCCTCGCACACCGGGGCGGCCACCACCTCGATCCTGCTGCGCGGCCTGCGCGAACTGCACGACCACGGCCTGCTGCTGCCCGGTCACCTGCACGTCCACGTCAACGGTCTCAACGCCCAGGAGTGGCAACTGCTGGCCGACTCCGGTGCGGTCGTCACCACCTCGCCGGAAACCGAATTGCAGATGGGCATGGGCATGCTGCCGCTGCGCCCAGCCCTGGACCACGGCATGGCACCCGGCGTCGGCACCGACAGCATCATCTGCGGATCGGGAGACCTGTTCTCCGCCATGCGATTGGGCCTGCAACACCAGCGCTGTATGGACGCCGCGCCGGTGCACGCCGGCGGAACCATGCCGCTGACAGTCGATCTGGGCGTCCGTGACGCGCTCACCTGGGCCACGCACAACGGCGCGCACATCGTCGGTATGGACAACCGGCTCGGTGCGCTCACCTCCGGCTACAAGGCCGACGTGATCGTCGTCAAGCCCCGCTGGAACCTGGTCCGTTCCAGCTACCCCGCCGCCAGCGTCGTCCTGCAATCCACCGCCGCCGACGTCGACACCGTTCTCGTCAACGGCATCGTCCGCAAACGCGACGGCCGGCTCACCGGCGTCGATCTCGACGCTCTCCGCAAGCAAGCCGACACCACCCTGGACCGGATCGAGACGGCGGCCGCGACCCTGCCCGTGTATTCGACCGCTGACCTGCGCGACTGGTATGGCCAAGCCGAACGCACCGCAACCGCTTACTACGCCCGGGCATACCCCGACGCCTTGACCGCTCAGGTGTAGCACCGGGAGCACCGACGGTCTTCGCTCCCGTCGTCCGGATCGCCCGGGCCGAATAGCCGAGCCGTTCGGCCCGGACGACGCGGCGGAATCCAATCGTCCCAATCCCGTACGGCGACTATCCTTTTCGCGTGGACAAGATCCGGCACACATCCCTGTGGCAGACAGCAGGCCCGGCGCACGTCTGCGTGGCCCGCACGTGACCGCGACCGGGAGTCGAACGTCCGTCTCCGACAGCATCCTGTTCGGCGATGTGCTGGTGACCCGCACGGACGAACGTGTCACCGCGCGCCTGGCCTCCGATGATTCCGTCGTCGTCACGATCGAGCGGCGCGGTCCCCGAACCCGGAAGAACGTGCCGATCGGGACACGCGCACCTCATGCCCTCACGGCCCGGGTGAACGAACGGGAGATCACCGTGACGCCCGGCCGGGGCACGATATTCAAACGGACGTATCGAATACTGGTGGACACCGGCGACCGATTCCTCAGCATCCGCCCCAAGACGATCGACACCTGCGAGTTCGTGGCCGGTCGACCACACGAGACCGAGAAGACGTTCGGCGAACTCCGCGCGCTGCCGGACGGCCGGATCGATATCTCCTGGGCCGCGACGACGACGATCCCGGTCCTCGGCAAGACGGTCGTGCCACCGGAACCGACGGCCGAGGACGTACTGATCGGATGCGCGCTCGCCGCGGCCTTCGGCACCGGCGCACTCTCGCTGACCGCGATCGTGACGGGCCTGGTCGCCGCCGCAATACCGGGATGACGCCTCCTCCGCACTGGTCGCGGTGGCCGGACGTCCCGGCGTCGATGTCACCGCGATCGCCCGAGTGGATCGGTCTGGCTAGGCTCGAGGGCAACTGTTCACGACCGGGAATCGACCATGGCCGACTACGCACACACCGATCACGCGGGTAAGGGGCGCGCCGACAAGGCGCGCAGGCTGGCCGCGTATGTGTGGCAGCGCGATATCTCCGGCACCGACCTCGCGGCGGTTCCGGCCGCGACCAAGCGCAAACTCGCCCGCGCCGCGGGGGTCAATCCGCCGAGCACCGACGAGACCTGGACGCTGGTCGCGGCGTTGCTCGACGACAAGGACGCCTGGGCCGCCCGGAACCCGGGCCATCCGGCGGCCCGCCGCGAATTCGCCGACGAGAAGATCCTGTGGGTGAAGCCTCCGGTCACGCCGTGGCTCACCGGCGGCAAGGGTCCGGCCGACGGCTCTTGACAGCAAGAAATGAATTGAAGTTCACTTCTTGGATGACCGACTACGAGAATCACTCCGGCACCCGCCCGGCCGCCTGGCGCGAGGATCTGCGCGAAGGGACCGATTCGCTGTTCGCCGACCGCCCGGACCCCGAGGACGGCCCCGCGTACCGCACCCTCACCTACGAGGTCACCGGCCGGATCGCCCGCATCACCTTCGACCGCCCCGAGCACGGCAACGCGATCACCGCCGACACCCCGATCGAACTGGCGCACGCGGTCGAGCGCGCGGATCTGGATCCGCGGGTGCACGTGATGGTGGTCTCCGGACGCGGAAAGGGATTCTGCGGCGGCTACGACCTGTCGATCTTCGCCGAGAACGGCTTCACTCCTACCGCCTCCGCGCAGCCCACCGCCGGGACCGTTCTCGATCCGGTGGTCCAGGCCCGCAACCACAACCCTTGGGGCACTTGGGATCCCATGGTCGACTACCAGATGATGAGCCGGTTCAACCGCGGGTTCGCCAGCCTGCTGCACGCGAACAAGCCGACGGTCGCGAAACTGCACGGCTTCGCGATCGCGGGCGGCACCGATATCGCGCTGTTCTGCGATCAGATCATCTGCGCCGACGACACCAAGATCGGCTATCCGCCCACTCGCGTGTGGGGTATTCCGGCGGCGGGCATGTGGGCGCACCGGCTCGGTGATCAGCGAGCCAAGCGACTGCTGTTCACCGGCGACTGCCTCAGCGGCAGGCAGGCCGAGAAATGGGGGCTCGCGGTGGAATCCTGTCCCGCCGACGAGCTCGACGAGCGTACCGAGCAACTGCTGCAACGGATTTCGCAGATGCCGGTCAATCAGCTGATCATGGCGAAGCTGGCCCTCAACAGCGCACTGCTGGCCCAGGGGGTGGCCAATTCGAGCATGGTCGGCACCGTCTTCGACGGCATCTCCCGGCACACCCGTGAGGGCTACGCCTTCCAATTGCGTTCGGCCACCACGGGTTTCCGCGACGCCGTGCGCGAGCGCGACGCGCCGTTCGGCGACTGGAAGCGAGCCGGGCTCGAACCCTGATCGATCAGCCGAGATCCGTTTCGCGCTCGGCCTCGGCGGCAACCTTGGCCGCCAGCGACCGCACCGCCCGCGCCTCGGCCGGGCTGAGCCGGTCCACGAACAGCCGGCGCACCAGTTCGACGTGATGAGGCGCGGCCTGCTCCAGCGCCCGGCGTCCCGCCTCGGTCAGGCAGACCAGGCGACCGCGCGCATCGTCGGCGGCCGTACTGCGCTGCACCAGTCCCCGCGCGTCCATCCGCGCCAGGTGTTTCGACAACCGGCTCTTGTCCCAGCAGATCTGCGCACCGAGATCACGCGCACGCAACGTGGCGTCCGGCGCCGCCGACAGGGCGACCAGCACCTCGTAATCGGAAACCGACAAGCCGTCACGCGCCAGCCCCGCCGCCATCGCCGCGTCCAGCCGCTGCCGCAGCCTGATGAACGCCGACCAGGTCTGTTGCTCCTGATCATCCAACCATCGCACCATGGGAATGATCCTATCGAGCTATTGGTTGACATGGACACAACTCGCCCGAGGAGGACATCATGCCAGCGATCACCGTCGACGACATCCTGGTGCTGCCGCGGCTGCCGCGCCCCGAGGCGACCGTGCGGCAGCGCCCGGTCCGCACCGTCACCACCGCGCACAAACAACTCGAAGGCGCCGGTTTCGAGGTGCGGCGACCGTTCCCCAGCCTCGACGTGCGCACGGCCGATCCGTTCATCCTGCTCGACCACATGGGCCCGGTGGCCTACGAGCCCTATGAGGCGAAGGGCGCGCCGTGGCACCCGCACCGCGGCTTCGAAACCGTCACCTACATGCTCGACGGCACCATGGTCCATCACGATTCCAACGGCGGCGGCGGGGTGATCTCCGAGGGAGACACCCAGTGGATGACGGCCGGATCCGGAATCCTGCACGACGAACTTCCCGCCGAGGAACTCGTGATCTCCGGCGGGGTGTTCCACGGCGTGCAGCTGTGGGTCAATCTGCCGCGTTCGCTCAAGATGGCCGATCCCCGCTATCAGGATCTGCGCGCGAGTGAATTGAAGCTGGTCACCTCGCACGACGGCGGTTCGCTGGTCCGCATCATCGCGGGCGCGGTCGGCGGATACGAGGGGCCGGGCTCGACCTACACCCCGATCGCCTACGCGCACGCCTCCGTCAGCCCCGGCGGGCGGCTGGAGACGCCGTGGCCGCAGGATTTCACGGCGATGGTGTACGTCCTGTCCGGCAGCGGTTCGGTCGGCGCGGAAGGCCGCCCGCTGACCGAAGGGCAACTGGCGGTCCTGGGACACGGGGACGCCGTCGCGATCACCGCCGACGACCACCAGGACGGCCCGACCGGTCAGCTGGAGGTGCTACTGCTGGGCGGTGCGCCGATTCGTGAACCCGTCGTGCAGTACGGCCCGTTCGTCATGAACTCCAAACAGGAAATCATCGACGCCGTAACGGATTTCGAGGCCGGTCGAATGGGACATATTCCCGCCGAACACATGACGGGCCGGCGATTGGGCGAGTAAGCGGCTCTCGGCCGCCCGGTTGACAACGACGGTCGCCATCGAAACAGTAGACTCGGCGGTTCCCGGCCCTCCACCGCGGGGAGTGCGGCCGGTCCGTCGTATCAACCGTAGCTGACAACGAGGAATACATGAACGTTCGCAGGCTTTTCGTCACGGGCGCTGGCTTGATCACCCTGGCCGCCCCGATCGTCCTGTCCGCCCCGGCCGCCACGGCCGACGCCTTCATCCCGACCGGCTCGGCCGGTACGGGGTCGTCGGGTATCGATGACGTCATCGGCGCCACCGGGTCATCGGGCATCACGCAGACCGGTTCGGCGGACGGCACGTTCAAGAACTGTGACGACGCCCGCGCGGCCGGCCGCGCCCCGCTGTTCCGTGGTGAGCCCGGCTACTCGCCGCACCTGGACCCCGACGGCACCGGAATGGCCTGCCCGACCGTCTAGGCCGCCGAAACGCACGGAACCCGGTGTGACACATCGTCACACCGGGTTCCTTCGTCTGTACGGCCTCAGCGGCGGAACAGCCGGACCAGCACCAGCACACCGACCAGGGCGCCCGCGCCGATCAGGCTGTATTTCACCTTCGGCTCGTTCACCTTCGCCAGGACCACCTGCTTGGTGTTGCTGGCGATCCGCTGCGGGTCCGCCCGTACCGCGAGCTCGTCGAGTGTGCTCGCCAGCCGGTTACGCGCGGCTTCGATCTCCCGCTCGATGTGCTCGGTATCCCTCGCCACGTTGTGTCTCCTGTTGTCTGTCGTTCGTGTAGGTCGCTGGGCGTCGAGTCTATCCGCCGCCGCCGATGTCACGTCCCCTGTCGCATCCGTGGACTACCGTGCTGGGCATGACCGACAAAAAACTCGGCCCCGGCGATCCGGCGCCGGATTTCACCCTGCCGGACGCCGACGGCAAACCGGTGTCGCTATCGGACTACCGCGGCCGCAAGGTGATCGTCTACTTCTACCCGGCCGCCAGCACGCCGGGCTGCACCAAACAGGCCTGCGATTTCCGCGACAACCTCGCCGAACTGAACGAGGCCGGTCTCGACGTCATCGGCATCTCACCGGACAAACCGGCGAAACTCGCGAAATTCCGGGACAACGAGAACCTGACCTTCCCGCTGCTGTCGGACCCCGACCGCGAGGTCCTGCAGGCGTGGGGCGCGTTCGGCGAGAAGACGATGTACGGCAAGCGCATCACCGGCGTGATCCGTTCCACCTTCCTCGTCGATGAAAACGGCAAGATCGAGGTCGCGCAATACAACGTACGAGCCACGGGCCACGTGGCGAAGCTGCGCCGCGATCTGTCGGTGTAGGAACACAGGATGCAGCGGGCCCCGGGACGAGCGTCCCGGGGCCCGCTGCATCTTCGGCCCACTCCCGTGGGCCCCTGATTGGTCCTTGTCGCCGTCGCTTGATTCCGGCGGTTACGCCGTGCGAGTTCGGTACCCGACCGGCCCTGCCAGCAAGCTCGCTACCGCCCAGGCCAGTGCTGAGGCACAACTCCCTGAGTCGCACCCCTGGCGCCTCTTGTTGTTGAGCCGAGTCTGTCAGTTGGTGACGTATTCGCTGTAAGGAATCGAGTCGGACCACAGGCGGGCTTGAATACTGAGACAGATGCTTACGATCCGCACGTCGGTGGTTACTGCAGCCCCGGCCGGTTTCCCTTCCTCGTCTACGAGATTGAACGCTATTTTCTGACTGTCGAATATCCAGAAATCATCGTCCGGAACCTCTCCGGCGAGGTCCCGGGGAAGATATCGGATATCTTCCCCAGCATCTATGTTGCTTGCGGTTACAGACAGCAGCCACCGGTGATAGTCACTGTGCGGAACAGTGACCACCCTCACCCTGCTCACGATGACACCGCGCGCTGTGGTTTCTTCCACGAGTTCTGCCCAAACCCCTTTGCCGTATTCCCGTGATGGCTCACCCGCAAGAAACCGTCGAAATGGTTCCGATTCAGCCGGGACGGCATAGGTGTCTCGTACCTCGAGGTGAAAGGCAGATTGCCTAGCCTGCCGGAACAGCCGAGGCCATGGATCGTTCGGAATCAATTCCACCGTAGTAAGTCCTCCGTTTCTTCGGGACCTCGATGGATTCGTTTGGATCTGCTCGATGCAGACGAAGCCAGTGAGGAGTCTCCAGCGTGGTAGTGCGTCAGCGTCCTAGGTCCGACTGTCCAGCGCCTGTCTGATCAGCAGGCGAGCCGCTTCGCCTGTAACAGACTGCCGTGCCAGCACATCGAATGTCCGGTGATAAATCTTGACCTCGCGAGGCTGGGTGATGTTCAGTTCTGCCGTGATGTTTTCGACCAGGACCATTTTCGAGTCGAACATGAGAAAACTAGTCGTTGCCGTCTCGAACGGTGCAGTGAACGGGATTACCCCGATGGTTATCCGTGGCATACCTTGAACCGCCAGAAGTCGATCCAACTGACCGATCATCGTTTGATTGTCTCCTACGGTGGTATACAACGCTTGTTCACCGAGGATGAAATGAAACAGATGGTCACGCTGATACAAGACTCGTTGTCGTTCCATCCGCTTGGATACCCCGGCATCCAGATCGTCGGGTATCTGCTGGAATTCGATAACCTTCCGGAGGATTCCGGTGGCGTATTCAGCGGTTTGTAGTAATCCCGGAATCAATGTCGGCTCGAATGATCGGAGTATCCGAGCCTCGGATTCCCACTTGATCGACGCTTGCTGCCGTCGTCTGGTTCCCGTGCCGAGAACTTTCCGCCATTCGAGGTACGAGGTATCTATATTCTGTCGGGTAGCGTGCAGGTCCGCTAATTGATCCTGCGCGTTGCAGTCCCGACAGTATGCGGTGATGTCCTCGAGAGACGGCTTTATCCGGCCGTACTCGATTTTGGAGACCTTCGACGGATCCCAACCGTTACGCCGCGCGAGTTCAGCACCGGAAAGCCCTGCGGTAAAACGAATCTCCCGGAGCCGAGCCCCGAGAGATTCGCGCTGTTGACCTACAGAACCGGTCACTGGGTGACGTACTCCCGAAGCGGGGTACTGAGCGACCAGAACCGTTGTTTCAGCCCTCGGGCGTACTCCGCAATGTGCGGGTCGGTGGTGAGCGCACCGGACCAGCCACCCGACTCCCCGAACGCCGAGTAGATGACCGTCTCGTCATCGAACAGCCAAAAGTCATCCGACGGAACTTCCCCTGCCTCATGCCGGGGCAGGTACCGGATGTCTTCGCCTGCGTCGGTGTTGAGCTCAGCGACCCGCATCGAGAACCGGGTGTAGTCGGTGTACGGCACCGAGACGATACGTACCCGCGTCACCGAGACTCCCCGGCTGACTGTGCCTTGAACAAGGTCCGTCCACGGTTCAAACCATCCGAAATCGTCCGGTTCACCGGCTAGGAACCGCCGAAACGGTTCACTCTCCCCCGGCTCGGCGTAGGAGTCGAGCACTTCGAGGTGAAACGCCTCCCGTTTGCAGGTCCGCAGTAAGTCCGGGAACCCTTCATCGGGTACTAGCAACATTTCCGTAGAACCTCCGTGGTTGTTTCGGAACCTCGATTGCGGTCTCATCTTCCGCCAAGGTCAACCTGCCGAGTACGTCTGGCTCGGTGACCGGTCGGCCGGTGAGCCGGAACGTGCCCCGGCCGGTGTCGGTCATCGGTGTCCCGATGAACGTATCCGGATCGGCGAACCCGGTCAGCAAGTGCGGAATCTCAACTGTGCCAGCAGTGTTCGTCTCCCATCCTTGCACGAGATACGTGCCTTTGTCGGTGGCGTACAAGCTAGGGCACCCGTTATTGGTGCTCCCGCCTTTACCGAGAAAACGTAGCTCCATCACACTTACCTCCCGTTGTGTCATGCATGAAGTTGCACGTACCTGTTCAAGTCTGACGCGAAAATATCCGGCGCACAATGGAAACTTTCAATCCGTGCACGGTTGTGCACGATCATAGACGGACAGGCAGCGGGTTCGTAGCTTCGGAATCAGCCCCGGCATCGGGCCGAAACCGACATTCCCGGTGCCGGGTGCTCACCAAGCGGACAACCGTCCGCCCTGGAGGTACCACCCGACTGCAGGGGGTCGATATGAGCGGACACGGAGATCAACCGGCCAGGCGCACAAGGCTTTACACGTTTCCCGGTGGAGTACTCGAGGTGCAGGAGTATCCCGGAGACGAACCGGGCGTGGGCGTGTATTTGGAGTACCGGCGGTCGTGCAGCGACGCGCGGGCGTTCGGTTCCGGCGAAACGGAGCAGACCGGCGTCGTGGATGGCGGGCGATCGGGGACCATGCAGGCGCCCGGAGGCAGTCGGCTCCATAACGAGAGCGAGCCCGCGTGATGGGTCTGTGGCTGGCATTCGCGATTCCGTTGGTGGTGTTCCTCGCGGCCGTGTTCTGGCCGCATCGGGGGTGAGATGCCGATGCTCGAGCAGCGCAGCGAGCCCGGAACCTACATGGTCCGGGAACTGGACAACGGGGCTCGAGCTGAGCCGTTGCCGATCGAAGTGATCGCCCGGCTCCGCGACGCTCTGAAATGCGAAACCGGTCAAAACCCGGAGGGGGACAAATGAATATTCGATTGGGTTCGATCTTGGCCGCCGTGCTGATTGGGCTCGGCCCAGCGCTCACCGTCGGCATCGGACCCGCCCACGCGAACGCCGAGAACCAGCAGGGACCCGTTACCATTTATGTGAACGGGCATGGAACCACGGTGTACAAAACCGCGACGACGCTGGCCGTCGATAACGGCCACAGCGGGAACCTTCAGGCGTACTACCTGATCGTTCCGCCGAACGGCAATCCGCGCAATGCCGAAAAGCACTACAGCGAACACGTATTTCAGGGACCGTTGCGGCCGGGTGTGGCTCGCGATTCCTACGGGCCGACCGGCGGGTTTCTCGACGGCACGCTGTTGTGCGCTGGATGGTGGGATCCGTCCGGAAGAGTCACCGTCGCGGGGTTCCCCTGTGTGAGGATTCATGCATGACGACGCTCGCAGACGAAGGCTGGATTCCGGTCACGGCCGAGCAGTCCCAAGACGGTTACACGTGGCGGATGTGGGTTCGCCCTGATGCTCCGGAGTGGACGTTCGTAGAGGTCCGGGACGAGTTGGGCCGAACGCACTCCGGCGGTGTAGGCGAGCCGTACGGCTTACCCGAGCAACCAGGACCGCAGTTCTGGACAGGTACATCCGACGGGTTCCCGACTTTTGTCGGCGTGAGGTTCGAAGACCGGTACCCCGGAATCGATATCGAGACGACGCGTCGACAGATAACCGTCAAAGCTGAACAAGCCGAGTCCCATTTCGGGAAGCGGTATTACGCCAT
Encoded here:
- a CDS encoding DUF6879 family protein, with the translated sequence MELIPNDPWPRLFRQARQSAFHLEVRDTYAVPAESEPFRRFLAGEPSREYGKGVWAELVEETTARGVIVSRVRVVTVPHSDYHRWLLSVTASNIDAGEDIRYLPRDLAGEVPDDDFWIFDSQKIAFNLVDEEGKPAGAAVTTDVRIVSICLSIQARLWSDSIPYSEYVTN
- a CDS encoding helix-turn-helix domain-containing protein, coding for MTGSVGQQRESLGARLREIRFTAGLSGAELARRNGWDPSKVSKIEYGRIKPSLEDITAYCRDCNAQDQLADLHATRQNIDTSYLEWRKVLGTGTRRRQQASIKWESEARILRSFEPTLIPGLLQTAEYATGILRKVIEFQQIPDDLDAGVSKRMERQRVLYQRDHLFHFILGEQALYTTVGDNQTMIGQLDRLLAVQGMPRITIGVIPFTAPFETATTSFLMFDSKMVLVENITAELNITQPREVKIYHRTFDVLARQSVTGEAARLLIRQALDSRT
- a CDS encoding DUF6879 family protein; this translates as MLLVPDEGFPDLLRTCKREAFHLEVLDSYAEPGESEPFRRFLAGEPDDFGWFEPWTDLVQGTVSRGVSVTRVRIVSVPYTDYTRFSMRVAELNTDAGEDIRYLPRHEAGEVPSDDFWLFDDETVIYSAFGESGGWSGALTTDPHIAEYARGLKQRFWSLSTPLREYVTQ